In Haliscomenobacter hydrossis DSM 1100, the DNA window AGTTTTTGGAAATGCTGCTGATCCAGGTTGTTCAACTGGCGACGCAGCAATTCCCAACGGTTGATTTCACAAGCATCTAAGTTCATCGTTCCTGCGTTTTCTCGTTTTAAAGCTTCAATTATTTGCGGTGCAAGATACGACGCAACATGCCGAAATCGTCTTACTTCTTTCATTTTTCCATAAAATGTGCTATTTTTAGAATAATTTTTTTCTTGAAGCCTTTAATCTTGGAATAGATTACTTATTTTCACCTGTTCTCCTACTCAGAATCGATCTTAAGCGACTCCTACCCACTCTGCACTAAACCCCCAATTATCGATTAGTATGAAAACGCTGGATCACATTGATTACCGCATTTTAGACCTCTTGCAGGTAGATGCCAAGTACACCATCAAAGAAATTGCTGCTGAATTGGGCATGACGGCTACACCCGTTTATGAGCGAATACGCCGCATGGAAGAGGAAGGGTACATCAAGCGCTATGTCGCTTTGGTGAACAAGGATAAACTTGACTTCCACGTCGTGGTGTTTTGCAGTGTCTCTTTAAAAGAGCACAGCCGCCAGGTGCTAAAGTCTTTTGAGCAACAAATTCGAACTTTTCCTGAAATCGTGGAGTGTTACCACATTGCGGGTACTTTTGATTATTTGCTCAAAGTAATTGTGCGCAACATGGCTGAATACCAGGAATTTATGGTCAATCACCTGGCCAGTATGGAGGAATTAGGGCAAGTACAAAGTTCTTTTGTCATGTCAGAAATCAAACACTCTACTGGCCTTCGTTTGGATGGAAATGGGAATGGGAATGTGGCGTAGGTCGCAGGATGAGCATGTCCCAAACGATTTTTGCCCAAATGAGGATACAAGGCACCGCTTTCACGACGTAAGGCTCCAAAACTCCTTTGCGGAT includes these proteins:
- a CDS encoding Lrp/AsnC family transcriptional regulator, which gives rise to MKTLDHIDYRILDLLQVDAKYTIKEIAAELGMTATPVYERIRRMEEEGYIKRYVALVNKDKLDFHVVVFCSVSLKEHSRQVLKSFEQQIRTFPEIVECYHIAGTFDYLLKVIVRNMAEYQEFMVNHLASMEELGQVQSSFVMSEIKHSTGLRLDGNGNGNVA